A single Providencia manganoxydans DNA region contains:
- a CDS encoding RusA family crossover junction endodeoxyribonuclease: MNEYHLKLPWPPSNNTYWRHCRGRHYISPKGTNYRKQVTDYIEQQNLDIKTTSRIKIVITANPPDKRKRDLDNLPKAVFDSLTHANFWDDDEQIDDFRIKRGEGVKGGSLDITIWEISDAD, from the coding sequence ATGAATGAATATCACCTTAAATTACCGTGGCCACCGAGTAATAATACCTACTGGCGACACTGTAGAGGCAGGCACTACATATCACCTAAAGGCACAAATTACCGAAAGCAAGTAACAGATTACATAGAGCAGCAAAACCTAGATATTAAAACCACTTCCCGCATCAAAATAGTCATCACAGCAAATCCCCCAGACAAACGAAAAAGAGACCTCGATAACTTGCCTAAAGCTGTTTTCGATTCGCTTACTCACGCCAATTTTTGGGATGACGACGAGCAGATAGATGATTTCCGCATTAAGCGTGGCGAGGGGGTTAAAGGCGGCTCACTGGATATCACGATATGGGAGATAAGTGATGCAGACTGA
- a CDS encoding antiterminator Q family protein, protein MSYIGEKELTKDQFDWLNGWLELWGAWVHSGRANVRMINMIYKFMRTVEPSGTPSRPMCSDDEGMLISQVVDSIIATDEQAYKILLSYYAHGASKLSIASYYHKVANPRKMNTRSGGKIKVPSLRTCRREVDEKLKACQWLLYEPLRNAINNRKRVAKVRKITELCY, encoded by the coding sequence ATGAGCTACATCGGAGAGAAAGAGTTAACGAAAGATCAATTCGACTGGCTTAATGGATGGCTTGAATTGTGGGGCGCTTGGGTTCATTCGGGGAGAGCGAATGTACGGATGATAAATATGATTTATAAATTCATGCGAACAGTAGAGCCAAGCGGTACACCATCAAGACCTATGTGCAGTGACGATGAAGGAATGTTGATTTCTCAGGTCGTAGATTCAATCATCGCCACTGACGAACAGGCTTATAAAATATTGCTCAGCTATTACGCTCATGGAGCATCCAAACTTTCGATAGCATCTTACTACCATAAGGTTGCAAATCCCCGCAAAATGAACACGAGGTCAGGAGGGAAAATAAAGGTTCCATCATTGCGAACCTGTCGACGTGAAGTAGACGAAAAACTGAAAGCTTGCCAGTGGTTATTGTACGAACCTCTTCGAAATGCAATTAACAATCGTAAACGTGTAGCTAAAGTTAGGAAAATAACTGAACTTTGCTATTGA
- the exoX gene encoding exodeoxyribonuclease X, with translation MKYRIIDTETCDFDSGIVEIASIDLNDTEINYNSQQSHFVNPQKPISINAMAIHHITNEMVELSPLIEDVIDAYKGADYLVAHNAEFDKRMMPEMNAPFICTLKLARRLWPELESHSNQYLRYALELDVHVPEGLHAHRALYDCVVTASLFKRIKDDSGWSDTEMLEITNQPSLLSKLRFGKYKGMTFTEVKKENAGYLTWLLGQPDLDPDVKFSINYWMEKKYE, from the coding sequence ATGAAATACAGAATTATCGACACTGAAACTTGCGATTTTGACAGCGGAATTGTTGAAATAGCAAGTATCGATTTAAACGACACAGAAATTAATTATAACTCGCAGCAATCCCACTTTGTAAACCCTCAGAAACCAATCTCAATAAACGCAATGGCTATTCACCACATCACCAATGAAATGGTTGAACTATCCCCGCTTATTGAAGATGTAATTGATGCTTATAAAGGTGCTGATTATCTGGTTGCACATAATGCCGAGTTCGATAAACGAATGATGCCAGAAATGAACGCGCCTTTTATCTGCACTTTAAAACTAGCGAGGCGTTTATGGCCAGAGTTAGAAAGCCACAGCAATCAATATCTACGCTACGCACTGGAACTGGATGTTCATGTGCCAGAAGGATTACACGCTCACAGAGCGCTATATGACTGCGTTGTTACAGCATCATTATTTAAGCGGATCAAGGATGATTCGGGGTGGTCAGATACGGAAATGTTAGAAATAACTAATCAGCCATCACTATTAAGCAAGTTACGTTTCGGTAAATACAAAGGGATGACATTTACCGAAGTAAAGAAAGAGAACGCAGGGTATTTAACTTGGCTGCTAGGCCAACCTGATTTAGACCCTGATGTTAAGTTTAGTATTAATTATTGGATGGAGAAGAAATATGAGTAA
- a CDS encoding helix-turn-helix transcriptional regulator, whose amino-acid sequence MNNIAEQRKKLGISQAVLASSIGWGQSRIANYELSIRTPSLNDCRVIVEALQKLGAKCSLDDVFPPQAA is encoded by the coding sequence ATGAATAACATCGCAGAACAGCGAAAAAAATTAGGAATTTCTCAGGCTGTTTTGGCTTCATCAATCGGATGGGGTCAATCTCGTATTGCAAACTACGAGCTAAGTATTAGAACGCCTAGCCTTAATGATTGTCGAGTAATCGTTGAGGCATTACAGAAACTTGGTGCGAAATGCTCACTAGACGACGTTTTCCCACCTCAAGCTGCATAA
- a CDS encoding DNA replication protein, protein MSNVSYALQKRFEQPVKSGKGFAFMHRKIQDCDFYKKDSEAVHLWLHFIITASHQPDVVDTDVGQIAIGRGQMMRSRPQLTEETGISDNKIRSLLRSFTNRGMISVEVKSKKISIITVLKYDEYQGKNCPEIVRELSDANQVMPTPNSGTCPEDVREITLYNNIKNNNTSKDVFGGLSDESHDDQPIKIKSKKSQPVPYQAMIDAYHEILPEMAKIQVVRGTRKNKLRLFWQKCNSEYMQQHNRPFTLDNWRGYLSYIAKNCRWMMEQRPNGSGGFWAAKNLDYLITDKCYVSVKEDRANDRK, encoded by the coding sequence ATGAGTAATGTGTCATATGCGCTGCAAAAACGCTTTGAGCAGCCTGTTAAGTCAGGCAAGGGGTTTGCCTTCATGCACAGGAAAATTCAAGACTGTGACTTTTACAAGAAGGATTCTGAGGCTGTCCATCTCTGGCTACACTTCATTATAACTGCAAGCCATCAACCAGATGTTGTTGATACTGATGTTGGTCAAATTGCTATTGGTCGAGGTCAGATGATGAGAAGCCGACCACAGTTAACGGAAGAAACTGGAATATCAGATAATAAAATCAGGTCTCTTTTGAGAAGTTTTACCAACAGGGGAATGATTTCGGTAGAAGTTAAAAGCAAGAAAATTAGCATCATTACAGTGCTGAAATACGACGAATATCAAGGTAAAAATTGTCCGGAAATCGTCCGAGAGTTGTCCGATGCAAATCAAGTGATGCCAACGCCTAACAGCGGTACGTGTCCGGAAGATGTCCGAGAAATCACCTTATACAATAATATTAAAAACAATAATACATCTAAAGATGTATTTGGTGGACTTTCTGACGAAAGCCACGATGACCAACCAATCAAAATTAAATCTAAAAAATCTCAACCAGTACCCTATCAAGCGATGATTGATGCCTATCATGAAATACTCCCTGAGATGGCAAAAATTCAAGTTGTTCGTGGTACCCGAAAAAACAAGCTAAGACTGTTCTGGCAAAAATGTAATTCAGAATACATGCAACAGCATAACCGACCATTCACACTGGACAACTGGCGCGGCTATCTTAGCTACATTGCTAAAAATTGCCGATGGATGATGGAGCAGAGGCCAAACGGTAGTGGGGGTTTTTGGGCGGCTAAAAACCTAGATTATTTAATCACTGACAAATGTTACGTATCAGTCAAGGAGGATAGAGCTAATGATCGCAAGTAA
- a CDS encoding DUF3024 domain-containing protein — MEKRRPAEHLRDELDLSYNIEDDSVVIFEVRRLTWSDGQAQEPIAKITHNKSNSSWSLFWMDKDNNWHNYDEKMLGSFSDAIKLVEDDVQGCFFG; from the coding sequence ATGGAGAAACGTAGGCCTGCTGAACACCTTAGAGATGAGCTAGATTTAAGCTACAACATTGAAGATGACTCCGTTGTCATATTTGAAGTAAGACGCCTTACTTGGAGTGATGGTCAAGCTCAAGAGCCAATTGCTAAAATTACACATAACAAATCTAACAGCTCTTGGTCTCTATTTTGGATGGATAAAGATAATAACTGGCACAACTACGATGAAAAAATGTTAGGTAGTTTCTCTGACGCTATTAAGCTCGTTGAAGATGATGTACAAGGCTGCTTCTTTGGGTGA
- a CDS encoding protein ninH, which produces MQTEITTIPALLVKTHGNMSEVARRLNCNRATVKKYSGDVFSFDHAIINGRLMTKYKHAKGAK; this is translated from the coding sequence ATGCAGACTGAAATAACAACTATTCCAGCGTTGCTTGTTAAGACGCACGGAAACATGAGTGAAGTAGCAAGGCGACTCAATTGCAATAGGGCAACAGTCAAGAAATATTCTGGTGATGTATTTAGTTTTGACCACGCGATTATAAATGGTCGACTGATGACTAAGTATAAACATGCGAAGGGGGCTAAATGA
- a CDS encoding DUF551 domain-containing protein, with protein MQGTNWVKVSEILPELDTPVFAGWFWNGKFVWHVFMRSDSSFEGWVWSRSYSHFISDNDEFIEDDDYPITHWMPLPPIPEGE; from the coding sequence ATGCAGGGAACTAATTGGGTTAAGGTGAGTGAGATATTGCCTGAGCTGGACACACCGGTATTTGCAGGATGGTTTTGGAATGGCAAGTTTGTATGGCATGTATTCATGCGCTCAGATTCAAGTTTTGAAGGCTGGGTATGGTCGCGCTCTTATAGCCATTTCATCAGTGATAATGATGAGTTTATTGAAGATGACGATTATCCAATAACTCACTGGATGCCTTTGCCACCAATACCAGAGGGTGAATGA
- a CDS encoding phage protein NinX family protein — MNKYTELSDFEINKKVAYLFLDVGYYEIDSYRHEVMYFRSGSGKGLYRDYDPCNNPADAMPIIIENGISMVRVNNTWSARQFNNHCIEINGDNYYRIAMEVYLLMNGK, encoded by the coding sequence ATGAATAAATACACCGAACTATCTGACTTCGAGATTAATAAAAAAGTTGCATATTTATTTTTAGATGTAGGGTATTACGAGATTGACTCATACCGACATGAGGTCATGTACTTTAGAAGTGGTAGTGGCAAAGGTTTGTATAGAGACTACGACCCATGCAACAACCCTGCCGATGCAATGCCGATTATTATTGAGAATGGTATTAGCATGGTAAGAGTTAATAATACTTGGTCAGCTCGTCAATTTAACAATCATTGCATAGAAATTAACGGTGATAATTATTATCGAATTGCCATGGAAGTTTATTTATTAATGAATGGAAAATAG
- a CDS encoding class I SAM-dependent methyltransferase, with the protein MRPILDMCCGSRMFWFDRQDNRAIYSDIRVEKHILCDGRKLNITPDIIADFKNLPFPDNSFHQVLFDPPHLIRAGHNGWMFKKYGRLNKESWKEDLAKGFSEAFRVLRPNGTLAFKWNETQIPTKQVLALTDYKPTIVQRVGKNDKTHWILFIKDAA; encoded by the coding sequence ATGCGCCCTATTCTGGATATGTGCTGCGGAAGTCGCATGTTTTGGTTTGACAGACAAGACAATAGAGCAATTTACAGTGATATAAGGGTAGAAAAACACATTCTATGTGATGGCAGGAAGCTAAACATAACACCAGATATTATCGCTGATTTTAAAAACCTACCCTTCCCTGATAACTCATTCCATCAAGTTCTATTCGACCCGCCTCACTTAATTCGCGCTGGACACAACGGTTGGATGTTTAAAAAGTACGGTCGATTAAATAAAGAATCTTGGAAAGAGGATTTAGCGAAAGGATTTAGTGAAGCATTTCGAGTGCTGCGGCCAAACGGAACATTGGCTTTCAAATGGAACGAAACTCAAATTCCTACAAAGCAAGTATTAGCCCTTACTGACTATAAACCAACAATAGTTCAGCGAGTTGGCAAGAACGACAAAACTCACTGGATATTATTCATTAAGGACGCAGCATGA
- a CDS encoding DUF1364 domain-containing protein, giving the protein MANLRKEAKGRECQVRIPGVCNGNSETVVGAHYRMAGLCGTGCKPSDLFIAWACSACHEEIDRRTRITDAEYAKQCHLEGVIRTQAILQSEGKIKA; this is encoded by the coding sequence ATGGCTAACTTACGCAAAGAAGCAAAAGGCAGAGAGTGCCAAGTAAGAATACCAGGAGTGTGCAATGGCAATTCTGAAACTGTGGTAGGCGCTCATTATCGAATGGCTGGATTATGCGGCACAGGATGCAAGCCTAGCGATTTATTTATAGCTTGGGCTTGTAGTGCTTGCCATGAAGAAATAGACCGCAGGACGCGAATCACGGACGCTGAATACGCAAAGCAATGTCACCTAGAGGGAGTTATTCGAACTCAGGCCATATTGCAAAGCGAGGGGAAGATTAAGGCATGA
- the ybfE gene encoding LexA regulated protein has translation MAKEQTDRTTLDLFAEERRPGRPKTSPLSRDEQLRINKRNQLKRDKVNGLRRVELKLNEDAVAILNQLADEKNMSRSELIEEMLMSQLAQVYEPSNR, from the coding sequence ATGGCAAAAGAACAAACTGATCGCACCACACTTGATTTGTTCGCTGAGGAACGCAGGCCTGGGCGACCTAAAACAAGTCCGCTTTCGCGGGATGAACAATTAAGAATTAATAAACGTAATCAACTTAAAAGAGATAAAGTCAACGGGTTACGCCGCGTTGAACTAAAGCTCAATGAAGATGCTGTCGCCATATTGAATCAGCTGGCTGATGAAAAAAATATGAGCCGTAGCGAGCTAATAGAAGAAATGCTAATGTCACAGCTCGCGCAGGTTTACGAGCCTTCAAACAGATAG
- a CDS encoding DUF1367 family protein, whose amino-acid sequence MEIEMVKCANGIFAPAFEHDLPRLTKFKNGEMYTFSAKLTRNPAFHKKMFAFFKFCFDHWCANKAELDCMDEHSQFERFRKDLTILAGFYEQTVRLNGEVRTEAKSLSFANMEPDEFERCYKAMINAAIKHIFRGCNEITENRLLTFF is encoded by the coding sequence TTGGAAATAGAAATGGTCAAATGCGCCAATGGCATATTTGCACCAGCATTCGAACACGACCTACCACGTTTAACAAAATTCAAAAATGGCGAGATGTACACCTTCAGCGCCAAGCTCACAAGAAACCCCGCATTTCATAAAAAGATGTTCGCATTCTTCAAGTTCTGTTTTGACCACTGGTGCGCAAATAAGGCAGAACTCGACTGCATGGACGAGCATAGCCAATTTGAGCGCTTCAGGAAGGACTTGACGATACTTGCAGGATTTTATGAGCAAACGGTAAGGCTAAACGGTGAAGTGCGTACAGAGGCTAAGAGCTTGTCATTTGCCAACATGGAACCAGATGAATTCGAACGCTGTTACAAAGCCATGATTAACGCAGCAATAAAACACATTTTCAGGGGATGCAATGAAATCACTGAGAATAGGTTACTGACATTCTTTTGA
- a CDS encoding tyrosine-type recombinase/integrase, translating to MPIYKRGKKYWVDVTAPSGERIRKPAGTEDKVKAQEYHDKLKHDLWQMEKLDRMPDRSFEEMMLLALKDAEGQASFPTKLAYAEYFQRVFKGRKISTITSDEIANSLPVYNPKTKRKLSNATQNRYRSFIMRAFSLAHKMGWLVRPTYIPRMKEPTVRVRWLEKWEAELLLSNIKVKWMKDFVSIAILTGMRKSEILSLKWKSVDLLRRVAHVTADNAKSGRARPVPLNDVAIEILNGIEKDGDYVFSNNGKRRSCHYRECYDQALIDSGITDFTFHDLRHTWASWHAQSGTPLMVLKEMGGWETLEMVQKYAHFSGQHLTKYSEHVTISTQPKNEASQKPHLTLLTG from the coding sequence ATGCCGATCTACAAAAGAGGTAAGAAATACTGGGTTGACGTTACAGCACCAAGCGGAGAAAGAATTAGAAAACCTGCTGGCACGGAGGATAAAGTCAAAGCCCAAGAGTATCATGACAAGTTAAAACATGACCTATGGCAAATGGAAAAACTGGACAGGATGCCGGATAGGTCGTTTGAGGAAATGATGTTACTGGCTTTAAAAGATGCCGAAGGACAAGCGTCATTTCCTACAAAACTTGCCTACGCTGAATATTTCCAGCGTGTATTTAAAGGAAGGAAAATATCTACAATAACCAGTGATGAAATAGCCAACTCTTTGCCCGTTTACAATCCAAAAACAAAGAGAAAGCTATCCAATGCAACACAGAATAGATATCGCTCATTCATTATGCGTGCATTTTCACTAGCTCACAAGATGGGATGGCTTGTTCGGCCAACATACATACCACGAATGAAAGAACCAACCGTCAGGGTTAGGTGGCTGGAAAAGTGGGAAGCTGAACTGCTCCTATCTAACATCAAAGTTAAGTGGATGAAGGATTTTGTTTCCATTGCTATTTTAACAGGCATGAGAAAAAGCGAGATATTGTCACTAAAATGGAAGAGTGTTGATTTGCTGCGAAGAGTTGCACACGTTACAGCAGATAATGCAAAGTCAGGGAGAGCTAGGCCAGTGCCACTTAATGATGTGGCCATTGAAATTCTAAATGGAATTGAAAAAGATGGTGATTACGTATTTTCCAATAATGGAAAACGAAGGAGTTGTCATTATCGAGAGTGTTATGATCAGGCATTGATTGATTCCGGTATAACTGATTTCACTTTTCACGACCTCAGACACACGTGGGCAAGTTGGCACGCACAAAGTGGAACTCCACTCATGGTGTTAAAAGAAATGGGAGGATGGGAAACATTAGAAATGGTTCAGAAATACGCTCACTTTAGCGGTCAACATTTAACCAAATATAGTGAGCATGTCACAATTTCGACACAGCCGAAGAATGAAGCCAGTCAAAAGCCACACTTAACACTTTTAACTGGCTGA
- a CDS encoding ERF family protein — protein sequence MSKEFFQKIAAIQQNLKAPKNLNNSFGNYAYRSCEGILESVKPLLDGLVLSITDDVIAVGDRIYVKSTATLTDGENSHSVSALAREPMSKKGMDDAQVTGATSSYARKYCLNGLFAIDDSKDADSNEHKQQEKNFKPDVVLSEFTGNAMNISNIKTLKAEFGKTWKLLDNTPEQAKAKEVYDIRKSELEAA from the coding sequence ATGAGTAAAGAATTCTTCCAAAAAATAGCAGCCATACAACAGAACCTAAAGGCACCAAAAAACCTCAACAACTCATTCGGGAACTACGCATACAGGAGTTGCGAAGGGATTTTAGAATCAGTTAAGCCATTACTTGATGGTTTGGTGTTAAGTATCACAGATGATGTTATTGCTGTAGGCGACCGAATTTACGTCAAATCAACTGCAACTCTCACGGATGGAGAGAATTCACATAGCGTATCAGCTTTAGCAAGAGAGCCTATGTCAAAAAAAGGAATGGATGACGCTCAGGTGACAGGAGCTACAAGCTCATATGCTCGTAAGTATTGCTTAAATGGATTGTTCGCTATTGATGATTCAAAAGATGCAGATAGCAATGAACATAAGCAACAAGAGAAAAACTTTAAACCTGATGTTGTCCTATCTGAGTTTACTGGTAATGCAATGAATATCAGTAATATAAAAACATTAAAAGCTGAATTTGGTAAAACATGGAAGTTACTCGATAACACGCCAGAGCAAGCGAAGGCTAAAGAAGTTTATGACATTAGAAAATCAGAATTGGAGGCTGCATAA
- the ssb gene encoding single-stranded DNA-binding protein → MADKGVNKATILGHLGKDPEVRYSPSGTAFTKFSLATSESWNDKNTGEKREKTEWHNIVIQGKLAEVAGEYLRKGSQVYIEGKIKTRKYQGNDGQDKYITEIVVGINGTMQMLGSNGGNNQAGSQQPARQSQQLQQQAPQNEPPMDWDDNIPF, encoded by the coding sequence ATGGCAGATAAAGGCGTAAACAAAGCAACAATACTTGGTCACCTAGGAAAGGATCCTGAAGTTAGATATTCACCATCAGGAACAGCATTTACCAAGTTTTCTTTAGCAACAAGTGAGTCATGGAATGACAAGAATACTGGCGAAAAGCGCGAGAAAACTGAGTGGCATAATATTGTTATTCAAGGAAAGTTGGCAGAAGTCGCAGGCGAGTACCTGAGAAAAGGGAGTCAAGTTTACATTGAGGGGAAAATTAAAACGCGCAAATACCAAGGCAACGATGGACAGGATAAATATATCACTGAGATTGTGGTTGGAATTAACGGAACTATGCAGATGTTAGGTAGCAACGGTGGCAATAATCAGGCAGGAAGCCAGCAGCCAGCGCGACAGTCTCAACAGCTACAGCAGCAAGCACCGCAGAATGAGCCACCGATGGATTGGGATGACAATATTCCGTTCTAG
- a CDS encoding LexA family protein, with protein sequence MKKINEIIGERLKSIRESRGLSQAQLAKLCGYSAASRIGNYELGERKISADDALVISEALGVSPAELMFGDRSDQVVSNYEYPLFSKVQAGAFTENSNAYTRSDAIAWIPTAKKASDSAFWLEVEGHSMTAPQGGRPSFPEGMLILVDPEQEVSFGDFCIARMMNNEFTFKRLIREGETEYLEPLNPRFEMIPINGNCQIIGKVVKSQWPDDTF encoded by the coding sequence ATGAAAAAAATAAATGAAATTATCGGCGAAAGACTGAAGTCTATTCGTGAATCTAGAGGATTAAGCCAAGCGCAACTTGCAAAGCTGTGCGGATATTCCGCGGCTTCTAGAATTGGAAATTATGAACTTGGGGAAAGAAAAATAAGTGCTGATGATGCTTTAGTTATCAGCGAGGCTTTAGGTGTTTCACCTGCGGAATTGATGTTTGGTGATAGAAGCGATCAGGTTGTTAGTAACTATGAGTACCCTCTATTTTCCAAGGTGCAAGCAGGTGCGTTTACTGAAAATAGCAATGCATACACTAGAAGTGACGCCATCGCATGGATACCAACAGCCAAGAAGGCAAGCGATAGTGCATTTTGGTTGGAAGTTGAAGGTCACTCAATGACAGCACCTCAAGGCGGGCGACCGAGCTTCCCAGAAGGAATGCTGATACTTGTTGATCCTGAGCAAGAGGTTAGCTTTGGTGACTTCTGTATAGCTCGCATGATGAACAATGAGTTCACATTTAAGCGTCTAATTCGAGAAGGTGAAACAGAATACCTTGAGCCATTAAATCCACGGTTCGAGATGATACCGATTAATGGCAACTGCCAGATTATAGGCAAAGTGGTTAAATCTCAGTGGCCTGACGACACGTTTTAA
- a CDS encoding replicative DNA helicase, with amino-acid sequence MIASNYQVPHSLETEQSVIGSLLIDPNSDNAQRVFSVLKPEDFYGTHHKIIFEKMRSMASKHQPIDILTVSDGLKATGSEGATGGLGYLAEIAKNTPSAANVIHYSKKIKEYASERYAIEKINEATRLLIEPSTLSFGEKMEFVQKLVTDASENGVTGRKSGLKNMAELLPEWFEGVENMFNNPDQFIGLKTGIKPLDDMLAPKFVVRGSLFVIGARPKMGKTTVLTEMAKNVSDDGMTVALFSMEMSNQQLVERMVSQKSGLNSDMFYGGTEDDFEWALLGKAISDLSEKPNIWVDDTAGMTLEHIQSECRKLKRKVGKIGFIGVDYLTLMKAGKADRNDIAYGEITKGLKQLAKELDTTVVLLTQLNRKLEDRTNKRPMPSDSRDTGQIEQDCDYWMGIYKDSVYNDKADKTLTELIVRLNRHGKAGTAFVDQKGLCLFDTDKTHAMARADMATANRNTPNHKDF; translated from the coding sequence ATGATCGCAAGTAATTACCAAGTACCACACAGCCTAGAGACCGAACAGAGCGTTATCGGATCCCTACTAATTGACCCAAACAGCGACAATGCTCAACGAGTATTTTCCGTGTTGAAGCCAGAGGATTTCTACGGAACTCACCACAAGATTATCTTTGAAAAAATGCGGTCAATGGCTAGCAAGCATCAACCGATTGATATTTTAACCGTGTCTGACGGCTTGAAAGCAACTGGCAGCGAAGGCGCTACTGGCGGATTGGGTTATCTGGCTGAAATTGCAAAGAACACACCAAGTGCTGCAAACGTGATCCACTACTCGAAGAAAATCAAGGAGTATGCCAGTGAACGTTATGCGATTGAGAAAATCAACGAAGCAACGCGATTACTGATTGAGCCAAGCACTCTAAGCTTTGGTGAAAAAATGGAGTTCGTGCAGAAGCTGGTAACTGACGCAAGCGAAAACGGTGTCACTGGTCGAAAGTCAGGCTTGAAAAACATGGCTGAGCTATTGCCTGAATGGTTCGAAGGCGTAGAAAACATGTTTAACAATCCCGATCAATTTATAGGTCTCAAGACAGGAATTAAGCCACTTGATGACATGCTGGCACCTAAATTTGTCGTACGCGGATCCCTATTCGTTATCGGCGCTCGTCCAAAGATGGGTAAAACAACTGTTCTAACTGAAATGGCGAAGAATGTTTCTGATGATGGAATGACAGTGGCTCTGTTCAGCATGGAAATGTCCAATCAGCAATTGGTTGAGCGGATGGTAAGCCAGAAGTCAGGCTTAAACTCTGACATGTTCTACGGCGGTACTGAGGATGATTTCGAATGGGCGCTACTTGGCAAGGCCATTAGTGACTTGAGCGAGAAACCTAATATTTGGGTCGATGACACAGCAGGAATGACACTTGAACACATTCAGTCAGAATGCCGAAAGTTGAAACGCAAGGTTGGGAAAATAGGGTTTATCGGTGTGGATTATTTAACGCTGATGAAAGCTGGAAAAGCAGACCGTAACGATATCGCCTACGGTGAAATTACCAAAGGTCTCAAGCAGCTAGCAAAAGAGCTTGATACTACCGTGGTATTACTCACACAGCTAAACCGTAAATTGGAAGATAGAACCAACAAGCGACCTATGCCAAGTGATAGCCGTGACACTGGTCAAATCGAGCAGGATTGCGATTACTGGATGGGAATATACAAAGACTCAGTTTACAACGACAAAGCTGACAAGACGCTTACAGAGCTTATTGTAAGACTTAACCGTCACGGGAAAGCAGGAACAGCGTTTGTAGACCAGAAAGGGCTTTGCTTATTCGATACCGACAAAACTCACGCAATGGCTCGCGCGGATATGGCAACCGCCAACCGTAACACACCAAATCATAAGGACTTCTAA
- the fldA gene encoding flavodoxin FldA: MAVIGIFFGSDTGNTENIAKMIQKRLGNDNAEVHDIAKCSKEDIEAFDILLLGIPTWYYGEAQCDWDDFFPTLEEIDFEGKLVALFGCGDQEDYAEYFCDAMGTIRDIIEPRGAVIVGAWPTEGYHFEASKGMYDDNHFIGLAIDEDRQPELTEERVDAWVQQISTEMSLSEILG, from the coding sequence ATGGCAGTCATAGGCATTTTCTTCGGTAGTGACACTGGTAATACAGAAAATATTGCCAAAATGATCCAAAAGAGATTAGGCAACGATAACGCTGAAGTTCATGATATCGCTAAATGCAGTAAAGAAGATATTGAAGCGTTTGATATTTTACTTCTTGGCATCCCAACTTGGTATTATGGTGAGGCCCAGTGTGATTGGGATGATTTTTTCCCAACTCTCGAAGAAATTGATTTTGAAGGCAAACTTGTTGCTTTATTTGGTTGTGGTGATCAAGAAGACTATGCAGAGTACTTCTGTGATGCGATGGGAACTATCCGTGATATTATTGAACCGCGTGGTGCAGTAATTGTCGGGGCTTGGCCTACTGAAGGCTATCATTTCGAAGCCTCTAAAGGCATGTATGATGACAACCATTTTATTGGATTAGCCATCGATGAAGATCGCCAGCCTGAGCTAACCGAAGAGCGTGTTGATGCATGGGTACAACAAATTTCAACAGAGATGTCTCTATCTGAGATCCTCGGCTAA